A single region of the Salipaludibacillus sp. LMS25 genome encodes:
- the asnS gene encoding asparagine--tRNA ligase: MKTTISEVGQYVGQTVTIGTWLANKRSSGKIAFLQLRDGTGFIQGVLVKAEVGEEVFKQAKELTQESSLYVTGTVREDDRAPSGFELTVESFDVIHEATDYPITPKEHGTEFLMDHRHLWLRSKRQHAIMKIRNEIIRATYEFFNDHGFVKVDPPILTGSSAEGTTNLFHTKYFDEDAYLSQSGQLYMEAAAMALGKVFSFGPTFRAEKSKTRRHLIEFWMIEPEMAFMDHEESLALQESYVSFMVQSVLVNCKLELEVLERDTRKLENVKAPFPRISYDEAVAFLQEEGYEIEWGEDFGAPHETAIAEKYDKPVFITNYPKDIKAFYMKPHPERDDVVLCADLIAPEGYGEIIGGSQRIDDEELLKQRYDEHNLSEDAYKWYLDLRKYGSVPHSGFGLGLERTVGWISGTEHVRETIPFPRLLNRLYP, translated from the coding sequence GTGAAAACAACTATTTCAGAAGTAGGGCAGTATGTAGGACAAACTGTCACTATAGGTACGTGGCTAGCAAATAAACGTTCAAGCGGTAAGATTGCTTTTCTTCAGCTTCGTGATGGGACTGGTTTTATTCAAGGTGTTCTCGTGAAAGCTGAAGTTGGGGAAGAGGTGTTTAAACAGGCTAAAGAGTTAACTCAAGAAAGCTCATTATACGTAACTGGAACAGTGAGAGAAGATGATAGAGCACCATCAGGATTCGAATTAACTGTCGAGAGTTTTGACGTGATTCATGAAGCAACAGATTATCCAATTACACCTAAGGAACATGGGACGGAATTTCTCATGGATCACCGCCATCTATGGCTTCGTTCTAAACGACAGCATGCGATTATGAAAATCAGAAATGAGATTATCCGTGCTACATATGAATTTTTTAACGACCATGGGTTTGTCAAAGTCGACCCTCCAATTTTAACGGGGAGTTCAGCAGAAGGAACGACCAATTTATTTCATACGAAATACTTTGATGAGGATGCTTATCTGTCTCAGAGTGGCCAGTTATATATGGAAGCTGCTGCTATGGCACTTGGAAAAGTATTTTCCTTTGGCCCTACATTCCGCGCAGAAAAATCCAAAACACGTCGGCATTTAATTGAATTTTGGATGATAGAACCTGAAATGGCATTTATGGATCATGAAGAAAGCCTAGCATTACAAGAATCTTACGTTAGTTTTATGGTTCAATCAGTGCTAGTGAATTGTAAATTAGAGTTGGAGGTCCTTGAACGGGACACACGTAAATTAGAAAATGTTAAGGCACCATTTCCTAGAATAAGTTATGATGAAGCAGTTGCATTTTTACAAGAAGAAGGCTATGAGATTGAGTGGGGAGAAGATTTTGGTGCCCCTCATGAAACAGCAATTGCAGAAAAGTATGATAAACCTGTTTTTATTACAAACTATCCGAAAGACATTAAAGCTTTTTACATGAAACCTCATCCTGAGAGAGACGACGTCGTATTATGTGCTGATTTAATTGCGCCAGAAGGATACGGGGAAATTATCGGCGGAAGTCAACGAATCGACGATGAAGAGCTTCTTAAACAAAGATACGACGAACATAATTTATCTGAAGATGCCTACAAGTGGTATTTAGACCTACGGAAATATGGTTCAGTACCTCATTCAGGATTTGGCCTTGGCCTTGAGAGAACAGTAGGATGGATAAGTGGAACAGAACATGTGAGAGAAACGATTCCGTTCCCGCGTTTATTAAACCGTCTCTATCCATAA
- a CDS encoding amidohydrolase, which translates to MTLIIHSVTIITLEKHDAIFQGHVIIEDYKFTKVAKGLPTEEEQKAADRIIDGKGKWLMPGLVNTHGHLGSALLRGAGDDMPLMVWLKEIMWPNEAKFDKETVLTAVQIAVMEMIKSGTTTFLDMYHLHMSDIAEIVIEKNLRAVLCRGMIGQCSQAEQEKKLAESTTFFKNYHGEGEGRVSVALSPHAPYTCPPNFLKRVAETAGKHHMMIHTHVSETRNEVDKHVSEYGIRPILHLKELGIFEHPVLLAHAVHVDETELTIIKEAEAAISHNPISNLKLGSGIAPLKQFHALGIPVSLGTDSTASNNNLDLFEEMRTAALLHKGVNEDPTVTNAFDILKMATSQGATSLQIKHTGVIAAGYQADFILINPATPHLTPNNEGTIMSHLVYSCKGSDVTDVFINGSPVYENEELRLFDEEKLLFNANLLAKKFI; encoded by the coding sequence ATGACGCTTATCATTCACTCTGTCACCATTATAACGCTTGAAAAACACGATGCTATCTTTCAAGGCCATGTCATTATAGAAGATTATAAATTTACCAAGGTAGCGAAAGGGCTCCCAACAGAAGAAGAACAAAAAGCAGCTGACCGAATCATCGATGGAAAAGGCAAATGGTTAATGCCTGGGCTAGTTAACACACACGGTCATTTAGGAAGTGCTCTTTTAAGAGGAGCAGGAGACGATATGCCACTAATGGTGTGGCTAAAGGAAATTATGTGGCCCAATGAAGCTAAGTTTGATAAAGAAACGGTACTAACTGCTGTACAAATAGCGGTGATGGAAATGATAAAATCAGGGACAACGACTTTTTTAGACATGTATCATTTGCATATGTCAGATATAGCTGAAATCGTCATTGAGAAAAATCTTAGAGCTGTTTTGTGTAGAGGAATGATTGGACAATGTTCCCAAGCCGAACAAGAAAAAAAGCTGGCAGAAAGTACGACTTTTTTTAAAAATTATCACGGAGAAGGGGAAGGACGAGTCTCTGTTGCTTTGTCACCGCATGCTCCTTATACGTGTCCACCTAACTTTTTAAAGCGCGTGGCTGAGACGGCTGGTAAACATCACATGATGATTCATACGCACGTATCAGAGACTCGAAACGAAGTAGATAAGCATGTGAGCGAGTATGGTATTCGGCCAATCCTTCACCTTAAAGAGCTTGGGATATTTGAGCATCCAGTTCTACTAGCTCATGCGGTTCATGTTGACGAGACTGAACTGACAATTATTAAAGAGGCTGAAGCAGCTATATCCCATAATCCCATTAGCAACCTTAAGCTTGGATCTGGCATTGCGCCATTAAAGCAATTTCATGCGTTAGGTATTCCAGTGAGTTTAGGAACTGATTCTACGGCAAGCAATAATAATTTAGATTTATTTGAAGAAATGAGGACGGCTGCATTACTTCATAAAGGGGTCAATGAAGACCCTACTGTCACAAATGCGTTTGATATATTGAAGATGGCAACTTCTCAAGGAGCAACGTCTTTACAGATTAAACATACAGGTGTTATTGCGGCAGGATATCAAGCAGATTTTATTTTAATTAATCCAGCAACCCCACACCTCACCCCAAATAATGAGGGGACCATCATGTCTCACTTAGTTTACAGCTGTAAAGGAAGTGATGTGACAGATGTTTTCATCAATGGTTCACCTGTTTATGAAAATGAGGAATTACGACTGTTTGATGAGGAGAAACTTTTATTTAATGCGAATTTATTAGCAAAAAAATTCATATAG
- a CDS encoding DnaD domain-containing protein: MENHHIFSLLSEPPFTLPGLLFKYYKQLGLTDEQFLILIHIRQFHQEGNDFPSPDNLVERMTITSNDCAHQLKELLSKRFIEIVESKGTDNKISEVISIAPLFEKLQMHLNEQSQNEVREDKQLQEGKLFQRFEEEFARPLSPMEMEMISMWLDDDEHEPFIIEAALRESVVSSKLNFRYIDRILFDWKKNGVKTIEQAKSHGENIRNHQLSRQLTRTSEVKREKKHPGYNWLEGEGN; the protein is encoded by the coding sequence ATGGAAAATCATCATATTTTTAGTTTATTATCTGAACCACCTTTTACATTACCTGGGCTGTTATTTAAATATTACAAACAGCTCGGTTTAACAGATGAGCAATTTTTAATTTTAATTCATATTCGACAATTTCATCAAGAAGGTAATGACTTCCCTTCACCTGATAACCTTGTTGAAAGAATGACGATCACCTCAAACGATTGCGCACATCAATTAAAAGAACTATTATCGAAGCGATTTATAGAAATAGTTGAGTCTAAGGGGACTGACAATAAAATCTCTGAAGTAATTTCTATCGCACCATTGTTCGAGAAGCTTCAAATGCATTTAAATGAACAATCACAAAATGAGGTCAGAGAAGATAAACAATTACAAGAAGGAAAACTATTTCAAAGATTTGAAGAGGAGTTTGCAAGGCCCTTATCTCCGATGGAAATGGAGATGATATCTATGTGGTTAGATGATGACGAACATGAACCATTTATTATTGAAGCTGCACTTAGGGAATCCGTTGTGTCATCTAAACTAAACTTTCGCTATATAGATCGTATTTTATTCGACTGGAAAAAGAACGGGGTTAAAACAATAGAGCAAGCGAAAAGCCATGGAGAAAATATAAGGAATCATCAATTAAGTCGTCAATTAACCCGCACATCAGAGGTTAAAAGAGAGAAGAAACACCCCGGGTATAACTGGCTGGAAGGAGAGGGAAATTAA
- a CDS encoding YpoC family protein → MKKVSVPPVFIMSPFYETSDKIVIDDPSRSKANRESDWFYEDILAYLNIETATPCPWTCPVVSIHRFLDKWKEEGEPKLTSCFQLRNRKAARPLMQYYTSSYLQNMQWVKQKPLTHLEADFNALTHELYAPVNLFERLSFVFNSINHYHAFTTLRQLIEESEKKWAVHFS, encoded by the coding sequence ATGAAGAAGGTATCAGTTCCACCAGTGTTTATTATGTCGCCCTTTTATGAGACAAGCGATAAAATAGTGATCGATGATCCATCGCGATCAAAAGCTAATCGTGAATCTGATTGGTTCTATGAAGATATTTTAGCGTATTTAAACATCGAAACAGCAACCCCATGTCCATGGACGTGTCCCGTCGTTTCTATTCACAGGTTTTTAGATAAGTGGAAAGAGGAGGGGGAGCCGAAATTAACGAGCTGTTTTCAGCTACGTAATCGGAAAGCTGCGCGACCTCTTATGCAATATTACACATCCTCTTATTTGCAAAATATGCAGTGGGTGAAACAAAAGCCTTTAACACATTTAGAGGCTGATTTTAATGCCCTCACGCATGAGTTATATGCCCCTGTCAATCTTTTTGAACGCTTGTCATTTGTGTTTAATTCGATTAACCATTATCATGCCTTTACAACTTTGCGCCAATTAATTGAAGAGTCAGAAAAGAAATGGGCTGTCCATTTTTCATAA
- a CDS encoding DUF5590 domain-containing protein yields the protein MKAWIIAISVMVVIGIVAFSIYIYNITLDPLTLRQDQAVAIAREEVDLEEVNDVQYYHGRRSYQVIDGMNSAGDEIYIWVEELTEKDEDQRDDNTDNNEEASDNNEESEDEEEWKPTIKTRLHSDGLTSEEALEIARSELDMKKVNSVKLGMAGSTPVYEVSYIDTSDRHSFYYLKFEDGTYIRHYQFNP from the coding sequence ATGAAAGCGTGGATAATAGCTATATCGGTGATGGTAGTTATCGGTATAGTAGCCTTCTCTATTTATATATACAATATCACTTTGGACCCTTTGACGCTAAGACAGGATCAAGCGGTAGCTATAGCTAGGGAAGAAGTAGACTTAGAAGAAGTCAACGATGTTCAATATTATCATGGGCGTCGATCTTATCAAGTGATTGATGGGATGAATAGTGCAGGTGATGAAATATACATATGGGTTGAGGAATTAACGGAAAAAGACGAAGATCAACGTGATGACAATACTGATAATAATGAAGAAGCCTCTGACAACAATGAGGAGAGTGAAGACGAGGAAGAATGGAAGCCAACTATTAAAACGAGGTTACATTCTGATGGCTTAACTAGTGAAGAAGCACTGGAAATTGCGCGATCAGAGCTTGATATGAAAAAAGTTAATTCAGTGAAGCTAGGAATGGCTGGCTCAACCCCTGTATATGAAGTTAGTTATATTGATACATCTGACCGTCACTCTTTTTACTATCTCAAGTTTGAAGATGGGACATATATTCGTCACTATCAATTTAACCCTTAA
- a CDS encoding YpmA family protein produces the protein MGLAGNKQLASVTVERSDDLYKLVNSLNRTLKKRDLMFGLAVDETNNQKMIFTIYET, from the coding sequence ATGGGGTTAGCAGGCAATAAACAGTTAGCTTCGGTGACGGTTGAACGCAGTGATGACCTATACAAACTAGTTAATTCATTGAATCGTACACTTAAAAAGAGAGACCTTATGTTTGGTTTGGCAGTAGATGAGACAAATAATCAAAAAATGATTTTCACAATTTATGAAACGTGA
- the dinG gene encoding ATP-dependent DNA helicase DinG has product MTRFVVLDVETTGVSFSKGDRIIQLAYSVVENGEITDNYATYLNPNRTIPPFIKTLTNITDEHVTHAPTFATIAPVLLQALEGAYFVAHNVEFDLNFINDELIHAGYTPFQGPLLDTVELARIAFPTEDSFRLSELSERFNMTHTTPHRADSDATATALLLMEIFETFDMLPLLTLQQLEKLSPALKSDLGAWLSELIAKKTTQPHFIEEVESYRGLALKNHGLTDEQQQHDEDSCEVIPTVDTLLHQTLTDEMGMSDKMPAYELREGQIDMIRFIDDVFKEDSIGLIEAGTGTGKTLGYLIPAAIFAKTSNEQVVISTETIQLQDQLLKNELPTLKKLLPFSIKTALLKGRSHYLCLQKFENLLLKDPMPSYDRTLSKAQILVWLTITDTGDVEELNLASGNTRFWYEIASDAKSCANPSCPWFTRCYYQRAKKKSKQADLIITNHSLLFTDMVADHQVIPKYATLIVDEAHHLEETATRQLGEKLDYLTITQVLNDVASRDKVEWLPESIAKLAPDYMREKAENITRVSTEFKQEWNDLFIQMNHYVTRGTAGKNETGRLSKIIAPSDEKWLKVRETAARCEHLFKSLLITAHDIVQKVDDVFEQEEIHPTNEQRREREWLLSILYQIESQYVAFNHVILQQQENEVYWLEVETRGPKQSISIQSSPISVAERLADDFFTYKKRVILTSATLTVNNKFNYMIQRLGLEDFPVKTKQVASPFSWSDQVALMVPDDMPLIQDAGEDAYIEAASLQIYRTAQVTKGKMLVLFTSYDMLKRTYALLKNMLDESFMIVAQGIHTKSRSKLTKNFQQFEQSILLGTSSFWEGVDIPGTDLSCILMARLPFSPPNDPVFKKRSDLLKEQGDSPFMKLALPQAVIRFKQGFGRLIRRSTDKGVVIVLDRRLVTTRYGKSFINSLPEGIPFIEEPMDVLEDHMANWFNDLQENENGE; this is encoded by the coding sequence ATGACGCGTTTTGTGGTTTTAGATGTTGAAACGACAGGAGTTTCTTTTTCAAAGGGTGACCGAATTATTCAATTAGCTTATTCTGTCGTAGAAAATGGGGAAATAACGGATAATTATGCGACCTATCTAAATCCTAATAGAACCATACCGCCCTTTATAAAAACGTTGACTAACATTACTGATGAACATGTTACGCACGCCCCCACATTTGCTACAATTGCACCTGTGCTCTTACAAGCATTAGAAGGCGCTTATTTCGTAGCTCACAATGTGGAGTTTGATTTAAATTTTATTAATGATGAACTAATCCACGCAGGGTATACACCTTTTCAAGGACCTCTACTAGATACAGTAGAATTAGCTCGTATTGCGTTTCCGACAGAAGATAGTTTTCGTTTATCCGAATTATCTGAACGATTTAATATGACTCACACTACACCTCATCGTGCTGATAGCGATGCTACTGCTACTGCCTTATTACTCATGGAGATTTTTGAGACGTTTGACATGCTGCCTTTACTGACACTACAGCAGCTTGAGAAATTATCCCCTGCGTTAAAAAGTGATCTAGGTGCATGGCTTAGTGAGCTTATTGCAAAAAAAACGACTCAACCTCACTTTATTGAAGAGGTTGAGTCGTATCGAGGGCTCGCCCTTAAAAACCATGGGCTGACAGATGAACAACAACAACATGATGAAGACTCGTGTGAAGTCATTCCAACAGTAGACACACTTCTCCATCAAACATTAACAGATGAAATGGGCATGTCAGATAAAATGCCTGCTTATGAACTTCGAGAAGGTCAAATTGACATGATCCGATTTATAGATGACGTTTTTAAAGAGGACAGTATCGGATTAATTGAAGCGGGGACAGGTACAGGGAAAACATTAGGCTACCTTATTCCAGCTGCCATTTTTGCAAAAACGTCAAATGAGCAGGTTGTGATTAGTACTGAAACGATCCAATTACAAGACCAGCTTTTAAAAAATGAACTGCCTACTTTGAAAAAATTACTGCCTTTCTCAATAAAAACTGCTCTATTAAAGGGACGTAGTCACTATCTTTGTTTGCAAAAGTTTGAAAATCTTTTGCTAAAAGATCCTATGCCTTCTTACGATCGTACGTTATCAAAGGCTCAAATTTTAGTTTGGCTCACGATAACGGATACAGGTGATGTAGAAGAATTAAATCTTGCTTCAGGAAATACGCGCTTTTGGTATGAAATAGCCAGTGATGCTAAATCATGTGCTAATCCATCGTGTCCGTGGTTTACGCGTTGTTATTATCAGCGAGCAAAAAAGAAATCAAAACAAGCTGATTTAATCATTACGAACCATTCACTTTTGTTTACTGATATGGTGGCTGATCACCAAGTCATTCCAAAATACGCCACATTAATCGTTGATGAGGCCCACCATCTTGAAGAAACGGCCACGAGACAATTAGGTGAAAAACTAGACTATTTAACGATTACCCAAGTGTTAAATGATGTTGCTAGCCGCGATAAAGTCGAATGGTTACCCGAATCCATAGCAAAACTTGCCCCTGATTATATGCGGGAGAAAGCTGAAAACATCACACGAGTCTCAACAGAATTTAAGCAAGAATGGAATGATCTCTTCATTCAGATGAACCATTATGTGACACGAGGGACGGCTGGTAAAAATGAAACAGGTCGTTTATCAAAAATCATTGCACCGTCTGACGAAAAATGGCTGAAGGTGAGAGAAACTGCTGCTAGGTGTGAGCACTTATTTAAGTCGTTATTGATAACAGCTCATGACATCGTCCAAAAAGTAGATGATGTCTTTGAGCAAGAAGAGATTCATCCGACAAATGAGCAGCGAAGAGAACGTGAATGGTTGCTTTCAATTTTATATCAAATAGAAAGTCAATATGTGGCCTTCAATCACGTGATCCTTCAACAACAAGAGAATGAGGTTTACTGGCTAGAAGTAGAAACGAGAGGACCTAAACAGTCCATTTCTATTCAAAGTTCGCCAATTAGTGTAGCAGAGCGTCTTGCTGATGATTTTTTCACCTATAAAAAACGGGTCATTTTAACATCAGCAACCTTAACAGTTAACAACAAATTTAATTATATGATTCAACGGTTAGGTCTTGAGGATTTCCCAGTGAAAACAAAGCAAGTGGCATCGCCTTTTTCTTGGTCAGACCAAGTGGCCTTGATGGTGCCGGACGACATGCCGCTTATACAAGATGCCGGTGAAGACGCCTATATTGAAGCAGCTTCTTTACAGATCTATCGAACGGCACAAGTGACGAAAGGCAAAATGCTCGTTTTATTTACATCTTATGATATGCTAAAGCGCACATACGCCCTTTTGAAAAATATGCTTGACGAGTCCTTTATGATTGTTGCTCAAGGTATTCATACGAAGAGTCGCTCTAAATTAACTAAAAACTTCCAACAATTTGAGCAATCGATATTATTAGGAACGAGTAGCTTTTGGGAAGGGGTTGACATTCCGGGAACTGATTTAAGCTGTATCTTAATGGCTAGATTACCATTTAGTCCACCTAACGACCCTGTTTTTAAAAAGCGATCAGATTTATTGAAAGAGCAAGGTGACTCGCCATTTATGAAGCTGGCATTGCCACAGGCAGTGATAAGGTTTAAGCAGGGATTTGGACGTTTAATTAGACGCTCTACGGATAAAGGGGTTGTCATTGTGTTAGATCGACGACTTGTGACAACGCGATATGGAAAATCATTTATAAATTCTCTACCAGAAGGTATCCCGTTCATTGAAGAGCCCATGGATGTGCTAGAAGATCATATGGCTAACTGGTTTAATGATCTACAGGAAAACGAGAATGGGGAGTGA
- the nth gene encoding endonuclease III, giving the protein MLTKAQVEFVLKTMGEMFPDAECELTHSNPFELTIAVVLSAQATDALVNKVTPALFEKYKTPENYVEVPLEELENDIRSIGLFRSKAKNIKKLAQSLIEDYNGEVPRERDELIKLAGVGRKTANVVASVAFDEPAIAVDTHVERVSKRLGICRWKDSVLEVEKTLMKKVPKDEWSITHHRLIFFGRYHCKAQSPNCMACPLVALCREGKKRLKKKGIVVGE; this is encoded by the coding sequence ATGTTGACTAAGGCGCAAGTAGAATTTGTCTTAAAGACAATGGGAGAGATGTTTCCAGATGCAGAGTGTGAGTTAACCCATTCTAATCCATTCGAATTAACGATTGCTGTGGTCCTTTCCGCGCAAGCAACAGATGCACTAGTTAATAAAGTAACACCAGCCCTGTTTGAAAAATATAAAACACCTGAAAATTATGTAGAAGTGCCTCTTGAAGAATTAGAAAACGATATTCGCTCCATCGGCCTTTTTAGAAGTAAAGCTAAAAATATTAAAAAGCTCGCTCAGTCATTAATTGAAGACTACAATGGAGAAGTTCCACGAGAAAGAGACGAATTAATTAAATTAGCTGGAGTAGGGAGAAAAACAGCTAACGTTGTGGCATCTGTTGCGTTTGATGAACCGGCAATTGCTGTTGATACTCACGTAGAGCGCGTAAGTAAACGGTTAGGAATTTGTCGATGGAAAGATTCTGTGTTAGAAGTAGAAAAAACACTCATGAAAAAAGTCCCAAAAGACGAATGGTCAATTACGCATCATCGACTCATTTTTTTTGGGCGTTACCACTGTAAAGCCCAATCACCAAATTGTATGGCGTGTCCGCTCGTGGCGTTGTGTCGTGAAGGGAAAAAGCGGCTTAAGAAAAAGGGAATTGTGGTGGGAGAATGA
- a CDS encoding pyridoxal phosphate-dependent aminotransferase: protein MKFSPRVTSITPSSTLAITAKAKELKAEGHDVIGLGAGEPDFNTPAYIIEASYRSMIEGHTKYTPAAGLPSLKSAISEKFKKDQGIEYSNDEIIVTSGAKHSLALLFQTILLEDEEVIIPSPYWVSYPEQVKVAGGKPVFVEGKETSQFKVTVDQLKEVVTEKTKAFILNSPSNPTGVMYEESELKAIGEFCIEHNILIVSDEIYEKLIYDGKQHVSIAQLSDALKEQTLIINGVSKSHSMTGWRIGYTAGNKEIIKRMSNVASHTTSNPAVMSQYGAIAAYTEDDGSVETMRQAFEDRLNTVYSKLTDIPGFSCVKPQGAFYLFPNVKEAVTNSPFNTTDEWVKALLEEEKVAVIPGSSFGAPDNIRLSYATSLDQFEEALHRVKAFVEKHSR from the coding sequence ATGAAATTCTCACCACGTGTTACGTCAATTACACCATCGTCTACATTAGCAATTACGGCAAAAGCAAAAGAATTGAAAGCGGAAGGGCACGATGTTATTGGCCTTGGAGCTGGAGAGCCAGATTTCAATACGCCAGCATACATTATAGAAGCAAGCTATCGATCGATGATAGAGGGGCATACTAAATATACGCCAGCTGCAGGTTTGCCGAGTCTTAAAAGCGCGATTAGTGAAAAGTTTAAAAAAGACCAAGGAATTGAGTATTCAAACGATGAAATCATTGTGACGAGTGGTGCAAAGCACTCTCTAGCCTTGCTTTTTCAAACCATTTTGTTAGAAGATGAAGAAGTCATCATCCCTTCTCCTTATTGGGTAAGTTATCCTGAACAAGTGAAGGTAGCTGGTGGAAAACCTGTTTTTGTTGAAGGGAAAGAGACGTCACAGTTCAAAGTAACCGTTGATCAACTAAAAGAAGTGGTGACAGAAAAAACGAAAGCATTCATTTTAAATTCACCTAGTAATCCTACTGGTGTCATGTATGAAGAAAGTGAGCTTAAAGCGATAGGTGAATTTTGTATAGAACATAATATCTTAATCGTTTCTGACGAAATTTATGAAAAACTTATTTATGATGGCAAACAGCACGTATCCATTGCTCAGCTTTCTGACGCGCTAAAGGAGCAAACATTAATTATAAACGGCGTCTCAAAATCTCATTCCATGACGGGATGGCGAATTGGCTATACGGCAGGAAATAAGGAGATTATAAAACGGATGTCGAACGTAGCTAGTCATACGACGTCTAATCCCGCTGTTATGTCTCAGTATGGCGCGATCGCTGCTTATACAGAAGACGATGGTTCAGTTGAAACGATGCGCCAAGCGTTTGAAGACCGATTAAATACGGTTTACAGTAAATTGACAGATATACCAGGATTTTCTTGCGTTAAACCGCAGGGAGCCTTCTATCTTTTCCCAAATGTAAAAGAAGCTGTGACAAATAGTCCATTTAACACGACAGATGAGTGGGTAAAAGCGCTCCTTGAAGAAGAAAAAGTGGCAGTAATTCCTGGAAGTAGCTTTGGTGCTCCTGATAATATTAGGCTGTCTTATGCTACAAGCCTTGACCAATTTGAAGAAGCCTTGCATCGGGTTAAAGCGTTTGTTGAAAAACATAGTAGATAA